The following is a genomic window from Drosophila busckii strain San Diego stock center, stock number 13000-0081.31 chromosome 2L, ASM1175060v1, whole genome shotgun sequence.
CAACAGCTGACAGGCATTcgctttaaaataatgtttcgTTACGGAGCgcgtttttattgcaaatttgcaacaaagaGTAACATTAAATTACCAAAGCCAAGTGAGAAAACAGAATTAGACTTTACGCAACTAAATCATAGCACAAAGGTGCCGCAGCAACCAGTGCCGACTGCTTTTCCAGACACTAGTAAaagtgcaattgaaattgacacCAAGACCATACAACTGCTGGAACGCCTGTCGCTGGTGGACTTGGACAGCGAGCAAGCGCTGGCTACGCTTAAAAGCAGCATTCAATTTGCAGATAAAATAGCTCACATAGACACGGAAAACGTGCGTCCATTGTACACGGTGCTGgagaagcaacagctgcagttaCGCAACGACATTGTAACAACTGGAGATAATCGGGAGCAGCTGATGCAATTGGCTAAGGTAACTGACGAAGATTACTACGTCTCGCCTCCTGGCAATATCCCACTGGAGCAATAAATGTCATGTCTAGTCGTCTGGCGCGCTGTTTCAAGTCCCTAGAAGCCGCAGACTTTCTACGCCATCTAGATCAAAAAGCTACGCCAGACATACAGCTGCTTACCAATGGACAGGCCTATgcagagcagctgcagcaacagtggcTGAATCTGCGCCCACTTTCAGCTAATTTGGGACAGCTGACCTACAATGATGTTACCGCTCAACATCGTTTCTCCTTTGTGCAAGCACCGCAATTTAAAAAGCAGTTACAACAACTGCATCAATTGTATCCACAAAAATTCAAGTGTCCCACGCTGTTAAAGCATCAGCGCAGTCTTAACTACAACTCCCAGTCAAACTCTATATTTAAGCACAGTCTGCCAGTTACGCAACTAATTACAGACTATTTTGTGGAGGCACAACGCGGCCTGGAACACTTTTATAATGTGCAACGTGAGAGCAAAATATGGTGGATGCGTTACTCCTCAAATCCCAGTCGTTATTCCATTGTGCCTTATATAACTGAACAGCAAGAAGGCTGTCAAGCCATTGATATTAAAGCCAATTTTGGCCATGAAGCTGGTGTGACTGTGGAACAGCTGAGCTTGGTGTGTCCTCCAGCTACAGCAGATTTATCATTGCCTGATGCACGCTCAGGCCAAATGCAACAGCCAGCAATAATACGATCAATTATAGAACTGGAGCCAGCCAGCTGCAGTAAGTGTCCAAACATCAAAAGtataatcaaattataaatattttctctcCTTACAGCGCTTCTACTGGATGGTTGTGATCATAATAGAGAAGCGAGCTCGCTCTTGCTAAGCCGTGCGATGGCACCTTATCAATGTGGTGTGGCTGCCAGGCAGTATGATAACCAAAATTCTGCTGATCTACACGATCTCTGCGCACACGTAGTGGATGTACTGCAGCGCGCAAAAATACGCCTGCATCAAAGCTATACTATAACACAAGATGAGgaacagttgctgcagcaattgcagcaattcgATGGCTTGGGTGTGCCTtatacgctgctgctggatgAGACAGAGGCATTGAGCACAGGTCTGTTGCAATTGCGTAGTCGGGACACACAGCTGGCAGAGACTGTACACATTAGTGATTTACCAAAttatcttttaaatatatttagaaattattaaaatcttACAAAACTACATAAAATCGCATAAGTACTGACGCACATTGAATCCCACAACTTTGCCTATGTGCAAAACAAACTCGAGGCCCACTGTACACTGAAGTTTGGCAGAGCCATccattatattattttcaccAGAGACAAAGCAGAGCAACTTCAGATGCACCAACGTAGAGATTTGGGagagcaagttgcaagtgagACCTACTTTCTCATCCAAAATCGCGTAGAAAATTGCCAGCAAGCGATCAATGCTAAAGGACTTGGGACCCAGAGTGGTGGACATTTTCTCCACCGTCTAGAAGGGagtgtaaattaatatttactaCAAGAAGAATAGCATATTGATATTTACCTTGGCTTTTGCGTTGACGCTTTGCATACGCTTGCGCTGTTTGCCATGATGCTTAACAAATAGACGCTTGTCCTGCTTGGCCGAGTTGTGGCTAGCCAAGAATGCAGCTATGAGCAAATATTTCCCATAATATGGCAGCTCCAAGGACTGCGCTAGCTGACGCACGCTTTGCTCTACAAGCTCTGGCTCCCCCAGCGGTTTTTCTATGCGCATGTAGATCTGTGTTAATGCCGCACGCAGTGGACCTGCTATATGACGCCACAATCGTGATACATCTGTAGACTCTATACTGCCGTCTAGCACGGGTTGCACATAAATGTCAAAGCACTTGCGCGCCGTCAACTGCAGTTCTGGTAAGTCTCGACACGCTTTATAGAAAACGCTTAGAAATAGATTTAAATAGTTGTTGTAAAATTCAGCAGTTAACGCCTGTTTACAAAGCTGCAAGCGGTGCTCGTCGTctgtcagctgctgttgacgcAGCAGACGTTGCTGCATTTGTAAAAAGTCGCTTCCAAGTATGCGCTGCGTCTCTGCTTTGTTGTATTGCGCCAAATGCACTGTCATAATCTCACTTAATCCTGTTTTGTTGTAATACTTCTCAAAAGGCAGCTGCGAGAGCAAGATCACGCAGATATTGATGCCGCTTAATTCttgcagacgcagcagcactGGCAATACATTAGCATCCATATCGCGCAGACGCTCAGCGTTGTCGATGGCTATAAGAAACCCATTCGTTTTAGTCCTTTGCCAACGACGCAGTTGCTCCACAAATTCTAGCATATTGTCAGCTCGTATCTCCAGTTCCCCCTGTTGTGGCGCCAGTGCGTCCAAGACAGTTTCCAATAGTATTTTGGTTGTATAGCATTCTATGGCATTTAGCTGTGCTATTTGAacgttttgttgcttgtggcatTGTTGCAAAAATGCTTTGGTGATCGCTGTTTTTCCCGTACCGCTGTGaccatatatgtatatagctgctGGATAAGCTTCATCGCAGTCGCCTATAAGCTGCGCCAATGTTGTTATGGCTGTCTCGCGACAAGGAAACTGTGGCTCCAATGCGGCACAAATCTGCtccatttgctttgtttacgTTATACTTTTGGCGGCATGAATGTTTATCGGTTATATCGGTTCTTTTTGTTGGCTCGATTTTGTTCGTTCATTTTTGTTCATCGTTCGTTAAGTCCGTAATTAGTTCGTGTTAGCTTGGTATCTATAATTTTtctacatattaaatatagtGCAACagttcatatatttttgtcttttaaaaatttgcatttcgtACATTAGTAATTTCAAGATATGCACAACAACCACTCAAGAACGATGAAGGGTGAACGATTTAGTTCGATCACTTTAGTGAATAGGTCAATTTTGTCGGTTCGTGTGTGAACGATTCAACACTGCTTGTGACCCAGAGCGGTTTTTGTGAATTGTACAACACCAACACAGATTGAGAGGTTTTctgctttaacaatttgtaactCCGCTGGTTGTGCGAGTTTTCTGTTAATTAGTGCGGCTAACAAAGGTTTACTAGCTGCAGTGCTAGCTTAATCGTGTAGACGGCCCAGAGTCCGCGATTAAAACTAGATAACAAGCCGAAAAGCAAGCGCTCTGCAAGCAACGCCCAATTTGCAATAAGCCAAATATCGGCGACCTACGTGTGTGGTAAAGATATATAGTAACGCAGCATTTAGTTAAGCATTCGCAATGGCTGAGACGTACACTTTCGGTACCACGTTGGCTTCTATAACGTGCCACGCCTGGAATAAGGATCGCACACGTAAGTGACGCATTTCAACCACACAATAGAAATCATTTACTAACTTATGACTCATGTGTGTATTTGACTCAGAAATCGCGATATCGCCCAACAACCATGAGATTCATATCTACAGCCGTGACGGCAATGACTGGAAACTGGCCGATGTTCTTAACCAGCACGATTTACGTGTGATGGGTATTGACTGGGCCAAAAATACGAATCGCATTGTAAGCTGTGCGGCGGATCGTAATGCTTATGTTTGGACGCAGGGCGACGATAGCAAGTGGAAGCCAACGTTGGTGCTACTACGCATTAATCGTGCTGCTACTTGCGTCAAATGGTCGCCGGCGGAGAACAAATTCGCCGTGGGTTCAGGTGCACGCCTTATATCCGTCTGCTACTTTGAGTCTGAGAACGATTGGTGGGTGTCGAAGCATATTAAAAAGCCCATACGCTCAACTGTCACATCGCTGGACTGGCATCCCAACAATGTGCTGCTGGTTGCCGGCTCGACGGATTATAAGGTGCGGGTCTTTTCGGCCTTCATCAAGGACATTGAGGAGCCGCCATCACCCACGCCTTGGGGCAATCGTAAGCCGCTTGGTCAGCTTATGGCTGAGTTTAGGAATTCGGCCAACTCTGGCGGCGGCTGGATTAACAATGTTAGCTTCTCCAGCGACGGCAACAAGGTCTGCTGGGTGGGCCACGACAGCTGTGTGAGCATTGCCGATGCCACGAATGGCAATACTGTCATACGCTGCCGCACCGGTTACTTGCCTTTCCTCTCCTGCGAGTGGGTCTCGCCTACGTCTGTTGTGGTTGCCGGCTATAGCTGTGTGCCTCTGGTTTACAGCCTGACGTCAGACAATAAACTGGAGCAGAGCGGCAAACTGGACAAGTCACAGAAGCGCGAGGCCAGCGGCATTACAGCCATGCGTATCTTCCAGTCAATGGACCGTAATATGCGTACAGAGAACACGGATACCGTGGTGGACTCTATACATCAGAATGCCATCACTAGCGTGCGTTTGTATGCTGGGGATAAGGACAAGGCCACAAAGGTGTCCACCTCGGGCGTGGATGGCCAACTAGTCATCTGGAATGTAGAGCAGGGCGGCATCAATGGAGGCATGCGTAATCTGCAGATCTAAGTTTGCCTATAAcgcactttgtttttatgttttgtctGTGTCGGAGCCTGCAttggatttttgttttgaacaaACTGAAGACTGCAGGcctttatgcatatatatatatagtattgcCAAAACTGTTTTCGAAATGAACGcgcttttttctttaattgtgTCGTGTAAACGCTTCTTTTTATAGATATAtctaattttatgcaacaataaCTAAAGAGATTTCTGATCTTTACTTCTTCCATTTCCAAaagtatttgtatgtattttaatcTGTTTCtatattaatgcaaaatgaaaatgagaacatttaatttgaattttaaatgatgAATTGGAAGAGGGTTATCTACAGTGGGAGCTTTTAATTGATAACAATTTGATtccattttcatttagtttggTTTGTGTATTGGCTAACGATATCGATACAAAAGCCCAACTGTTGACTATGTGGCAACACTgtcatttataaacaaaacaaatttcgtaattttaacaacaatgtcgtttaatttaaactaaaaatcatGCGTCTGCTACGTAATTATGCAACCAAAGCAAGTCGTGAGCACTATGCTAGCAGCAGTCTAAAGATTTATCGTAAATTACCTAGTACAagtcaattaaaatcaaaatatgcgCCAAAGACAAAACCCGCGGAGCCGGCCAAATTCGGAATATGCTGAGAATTTGGTGAAGGTCCAAATGATATCAAAGAACTTACACCGGCAAATCTTTCCACAGGCTAAACGAGAGTATGATGAACCACAACGCGATGCGGCAACGCGCTACAATGCGGAGCTGCTGCGTCATGGAATAGATGTGGAAAGCGGCTCAGCTATGCCTGATGTCGAGTTGAAATTACCGCCATTGCGTGGTAAGAATATTGAGGAGCACTTTTACAGTATAGCCAAGGAGCAGGTGACACCTTATGAGGCGCTGTTGCAGCCGCTGGTGGACTGTGCACAACTGCCAGCCAAGCCCAAGCGCTGGCTATTCCAAACCGGCTGGACAGCCTATGATGAAGATGGGAGCGCCACACCAGTGGACAAGCCCATGGAGCAAGGCATAGTATTCGATGTGGAGGTGTGTGTGCGCGAAGGCAGCGCCCCAGTGCTGGCTACTGCAGTCAGCACCAAACGCTGGTATTGTTGGGTGAGTTCCAAGTTGACGAAACATCGCACAAACGTGAAGCCTGTGGAGCTTTGTGATGCGCCGGAGAATGAGCGACCGCACTACACGCCGGATGAGCTCATACCGCTGGGCACGGGAACACCTGGACTGGTGGTGGGTCACAATGTGTGCTACGATAGAGCACGCTTGCAGGAGCAGTACTTACTAGAGGACGCAGGCACACGTTTTGTGGATACCATGTCGCTGCATATGTGCGTAAGCGGCGTCACCAGCTATCAACGGGCGCTGCTCAAGTCTAAGAAAGAACCAGCTGAAGAGGATTTGGCTTGGCTGGAGCAGAGCGCGCTTAATAGCTTGGTGGAAGTGCATCGTTTGTATTGCGGCGGCCCAGCTTTGTCCAAGGAGCCgcgtaatatttttgttgaagGCACGCTCGAGCAGGTGCGTCAACATTTTCAAGCGCTGGTCAACTACTGTGCCAGTGATGTGGAAGCAACTCAACGCATCTTACGAGTACTTTATCCTATGTATGCGCAGCGATTTCCACATCCTGCTAGCTTGGCGGGCATGTTGGAAATGGGCTGCGCTTATTTGCCAGTCAATGGCAACTGGGAACGCTATATACGCGAAGCTCAACTGACGTACGAAGATCTAAGCATTGAAGCCAAGTATCATTTGGGTCGTCGTGCGGAGGAAGCGTGTGCGCTGTTGCAGGACGAGCAATACAAGCAGCATTTGTGGCTCTGGGATGAGGATTGGAGCGTGCAAAAGCTGAAGCTTAAGCAAGCACCTAAGCGCAAGGCGCTGCCTACAGCGCCGATGCCAGATGAGGGGCAACTCAATGAGGAGCAGCGTCGCTTGCAGCGCAAGTTTCAACATCTTTATGAtcagcaggcgctgctgccagcgcgTCGTCCATTGCTGCCCGGCTATCCACAGTGGTATCGTAAGCTCTGTCGCAAGCCGCCAAGCAACTACAATGAGGAGCTGGATGAGGAGGAGCCTTGGCTGCCTGGCGCCAGCGAAATCAGCACAGGCATGCAACTGGCACCCAAGCTATTGTCACTCTGCTGGGAAGGGTATCCTCTGCACTATCAGCGTGAACATGGCTGGGGCTTCCTAGTTCCCTTCCGTCGTGCTGACCAACAGAGTACGCTGCCCTTGGACCAGCTGCTTGAGCGCTGTGCCATTCCTGAGTTTGCGCGACAGTTTGCGGCAGCAGAGGAAGGCAATGCCGCtttggagctgctgccacgccAGCTGGAAGAGCACTTGGGCAAGCGTCAGTTTCACAAGAAGatctcacagcagcagcagcgcctggaGCAACAATACAAAGGTGAGTGGAGACTCTTATACAACTCTTATAACTCGATTTATTTTAGGTGCTGGCGTCTGGTGTAATCAAGTGTTAGATGACTGTTGCTTCTTTCTCAAGCTGCCACATAAGAACGGTCCCAGCTATCGCGTGGGCAATCCACTGTCCAAGGACTTTCTTAATAAGTTCTCGGAGCATGCGCTGAGCAGCGGCGACACCAGCTGCCACGCGGCCACGCGCGTCATAGAGATAGCACGAATGATGAGCTATTGGCGCAACAATCGCGATCGCATACTCAACCAAATGGTAGTCTGGCTGCAGTCggagcagctgccagcagagCTTAAGCCGCTCACACCCAGCTTGGCGTTTGGCGCCATTTGTCCGCAGGTTGTTGTTGCCGGCACACTAACGCGTCGCGCCATGGAGCCCACCTGGATGACGGCTTCGAATTCACGCGCCAATCGCATAGGCTCAGAGCTGCGTGCCATGGTGCAAGCGCCGCCGGGCTATAAGCTTGTGGGCGCCGATGTGGACTCGCAAGAGCTGTGGATAGCCTCGGTTCTGGGCGATGCGTATGCGCATGGCCAGCACGGCGCTACGCCTTTGGGCTGGATGACGCTCAGCGGCAGCAAATCCAATGGCAGCGACATGCACTCCAGCACGGCCAAAGTGGTGGGCATATCACGTGATCATGCCAAGGTGCTCAACTATGCGCGCATCTATGGTGCGGGTCAGCAGTTCGCcgagacgctgctgcagcaattcaATCCCAGTCTGAGTGCCACCGAAGCTAAAGCCAAGGCTATGAAAATGTTCGCCGCCACCAAGGGCAAGCGTGTGTATCGTCTACGTGAGGAGTACCACGATGAGCTGGAGGACAGAAGGTAAGCTCAggtgcaaaacaaaagcagcttgaACTAATTTTGCCATCACAGCTACAGCGGCTATGAAGCCACACGGCTTGCTGCCCAACGCAATCGCATCGTCTCTGAACTCTTCCATAGACCACGCTGGCAGGGTGGCACTGAGAGCGCCATGTTCAATCGGCTGGAGGAGATTGCTACACGCGAGCAGCCGCAGACGCCGTTTCTGAACTGTCGCCTAAGTCGCGCGCTGGAATCAGCTGGTGGCTCAGAGCAGGAGCAACGTTTTCTGCCCACACGTGTCAACTGGGTGGTGCAGAGTGGCGCTGTGGATTTTCTGCATCTTATGTTGGTTAGCATGCGTTGGCTGCTGGGTCCACATGCACGCTTCTGTCTCAGCTTTCATGACGAGCTGCGCTATTTGGTGAAGGAGGAACTGGCCTACAAAGCTGCGCTGGCCATGcatattacaaatttgttaacgCGCGCCTTTTGTGCCTCGCGTCTTGGCCTAAATGATCTGCCCATGTCGGTGGCCTTTTTCTCATCCGTCGAGGTGGACACAGTTCTGCGCAAGGAGTGCACTATGGACTGTCAGACGCCCTCCAATCCGCATGGTCTGCAGATAGGCTACGGCATACCAGCGGGACAGACGCTAAGCATACAGCAAGCCATTGAGCAGGCGGGTGGCAACGATTTAacgcagtgggcgtggcttaaGCGGCAAACTAGTTGATTGTTAACTCTTTGTAAACGATGA
Proteins encoded in this region:
- the LOC108608411 gene encoding glutamyl-tRNA(Gln) amidotransferase subunit C, mitochondrial; translated protein: MFRYGARFYCKFATKSNIKLPKPSEKTELDFTQLNHSTKVPQQPVPTAFPDTSKSAIEIDTKTIQLLERLSLVDLDSEQALATLKSSIQFADKIAHIDTENVRPLYTVLEKQQLQLRNDIVTTGDNREQLMQLAKVTDEDYYVSPPGNIPLEQ
- the LOC108608408 gene encoding DNA polymerase subunit gamma-2, mitochondrial codes for the protein MSSRLARCFKSLEAADFLRHLDQKATPDIQLLTNGQAYAEQLQQQWLNLRPLSANLGQLTYNDVTAQHRFSFVQAPQFKKQLQQLHQLYPQKFKCPTLLKHQRSLNYNSQSNSIFKHSLPVTQLITDYFVEAQRGLEHFYNVQRESKIWWMRYSSNPSRYSIVPYITEQQEGCQAIDIKANFGHEAGVTVEQLSLVCPPATADLSLPDARSGQMQQPAIIRSIIELEPASCTLLLDGCDHNREASSLLLSRAMAPYQCGVAARQYDNQNSADLHDLCAHVVDVLQRAKIRLHQSYTITQDEEQLLQQLQQFDGLGVPYTLLLDETEALSTGLLQLRSRDTQLAETVHISDLPNYLLNIFRNY
- the LOC108608407 gene encoding origin recognition complex subunit 5 — protein: MEQICAALEPQFPCRETAITTLAQLIGDCDEAYPAAIYIYGHSGTGKTAITKAFLQQCHKQQNVQIAQLNAIECYTTKILLETVLDALAPQQGELEIRADNMLEFVEQLRRWQRTKTNGFLIAIDNAERLRDMDANVLPVLLRLQELSGINICVILLSQLPFEKYYNKTGLSEIMTVHLAQYNKAETQRILGSDFLQMQQRLLRQQQLTDDEHRLQLCKQALTAEFYNNYLNLFLSVFYKACRDLPELQLTARKCFDIYVQPVLDGSIESTDVSRLWRHIAGPLRAALTQIYMRIEKPLGEPELVEQSVRQLAQSLELPYYGKYLLIAAFLASHNSAKQDKRLFVKHHGKQRKRMQSVNAKAKTVEKMSTTLGPKSFSIDRLLAIFYAILDEKVGLTCNLLSQISTLVHLKLLCFVSGENNIMDGSAKLQCTVGLEFVLHIGKVVGFNVRQYLCDFM
- the LOC108598192 gene encoding actin-related protein 2/3 complex subunit 1A-B, yielding MAETYTFGTTLASITCHAWNKDRTQIAISPNNHEIHIYSRDGNDWKLADVLNQHDLRVMGIDWAKNTNRIVSCAADRNAYVWTQGDDSKWKPTLVLLRINRAATCVKWSPAENKFAVGSGARLISVCYFESENDWWVSKHIKKPIRSTVTSLDWHPNNVLLVAGSTDYKVRVFSAFIKDIEEPPSPTPWGNRKPLGQLMAEFRNSANSGGGWINNVSFSSDGNKVCWVGHDSCVSIADATNGNTVIRCRTGYLPFLSCEWVSPTSVVVAGYSCVPLVYSLTSDNKLEQSGKLDKSQKREASGITAMRIFQSMDRNMRTENTDTVVDSIHQNAITSVRLYAGDKDKATKVSTSGVDGQLVIWNVEQGGINGGMRNLQI
- the LOC108608180 gene encoding LOW QUALITY PROTEIN: DNA polymerase subunit gamma-1, mitochondrial (The sequence of the model RefSeq protein was modified relative to this genomic sequence to represent the inferred CDS: deleted 1 base in 1 codon), coding for MRLLRNYATKASREHYASSSLKIYRKLPSTSQLKSKYAPRQNPRSRPNSEYAENLVKVQMISKNLHRQIFPQAKREYDEPQRDAATRYNAELLRHGIDVESGSAMPDVELKLPPLRGKNIEEHFYSIAKEQVTPYEALLQPLVDCAQLPAKPKRWLFQTGWTAYDEDGSATPVDKPMEQGIVFDVEVCVREGSAPVLATAVSTKRWYCWVSSKLTKHRTNVKPVELCDAPENERPHYTPDELIPLGTGTPGLVVGHNVCYDRARLQEQYLLEDAGTRFVDTMSLHMCVSGVTSYQRALLKSKKEPAEEDLAWLEQSALNSLVEVHRLYCGGPALSKEPRNIFVEGTLEQVRQHFQALVNYCASDVEATQRILRVLYPMYAQRFPHPASLAGMLEMGCAYLPVNGNWERYIREAQLTYEDLSIEAKYHLGRRAEEACALLQDEQYKQHLWLWDEDWSVQKLKLKQAPKRKALPTAPMPDEGQLNEEQRRLQRKFQHLYDQQALLPARRPLLPGYPQWYRKLCRKPPSNYNEELDEEEPWLPGASEISTGMQLAPKLLSLCWEGYPLHYQREHGWGFLVPFRRADQQSTLPLDQLLERCAIPEFARQFAAAEEGNAALELLPRQLEEHLGKRQFHKKISQQQQRLEQQYKGAGVWCNQVLDDCCFFLKLPHKNGPSYRVGNPLSKDFLNKFSEHALSSGDTSCHAATRVIEIARMMSYWRNNRDRILNQMVVWLQSEQLPAELKPLTPSLAFGAICPQVVVAGTLTRRAMEPTWMTASNSRANRIGSELRAMVQAPPGYKLVGADVDSQELWIASVLGDAYAHGQHGATPLGWMTLSGSKSNGSDMHSSTAKVVGISRDHAKVLNYARIYGAGQQFAETLLQQFNPSLSATEAKAKAMKMFAATKGKRVYRLREEYHDELEDRSYSGYEATRLAAQRNRIVSELFHRPRWQGGTESAMFNRLEEIATREQPQTPFLNCRLSRALESAGGSEQEQRFLPTRVNWVVQSGAVDFLHLMLVSMRWLLGPHARFCLSFHDELRYLVKEELAYKAALAMHITNLLTRAFCASRLGLNDLPMSVAFFSSVEVDTVLRKECTMDCQTPSNPHGLQIGYGIPAGQTLSIQQAIEQAGGNDLTQWAWLKRQTS